The Caldisericum exile AZM16c01 region CAGATTATGTTATTGATCTTAAAGGACTTGATTTCTTAAAAGGAATTGAGATTAGGGAAAACAACTATCTTTGGATTGGTGCGCTTACAACTTTCTCTGAAATAATTCATTCAGATTTGGTGAAAAAGCACTTTCCTGTGCTTTTTGAAGCATCAAAAACTGTCGCCTCAGTTGGTGTAAGGAATCGGGCAACTCTTGTTGGTAATATTTGTTCTGCAGTACCCTCCGCTGATTCAGCACCAACACTTCTTATACTTGACGCTCTCGTTGAGATAAAAGGAGACAGCGATAAACTTGTTCCTATTAGAGAATTTTTTACAGGTCCAAGAAAGACTGTTCTTCAAGTTTCGGAGATTGTCACGGGAATTAGAATTCCCCTTGAAGTGAGGAAATATGGTGCAAACTATATAAAATTGGGTCGTTACGATGGTGAAGATCTTGCACAAGTTGGTGTTGCAACATTTATCTCTGAGGACCTTGAATATCGTATTGCATTTGGTGCAGTTGCTCCTACGCCAGTTAGAGCTTTTGAAGTAGAAGAGTTCCTAAAAGGTAAAGAGTTGAGTGATTCCCTTATTCAGGAGGCTATTCCAATTGCACTTAAATCTATATCTCCAATTTCAGATGTGAGGGCAAGCAAAGAATACAGAATGCATGTAAGTGGAGTTCTTTTCAAGAGGTCCTTAAAAGCATCGTATGAAAGACTCCACGGAAGTGGTCCTGTTTATGGAACTAATTTGGTTTAGGAGGGTAACATGCAGAAAAAAGAGATAACCTTTATATTAAACGGCAAAAAGGTCTGGGTTGAAGTAAAACCTTATGAAAAATTACTTGATGTGTTAAGAGATAAACTTGGAGTAAAGAGTCCTAAATATGGCTGTGGAAGGGGAGAGTGTGGTGCTTGTTCCGTATTATTAGATGGTAAGGCAATCAGGTCTTGCATAGTTTATGCTATTGAGGTAGACGGGCATGAAGTTACAACAGTTGAAGGGCTCCAAGCTAATGGTCTTACACCGCTTCAGAAATCTTTTCTTGCACATAACTCATTCCAATGCGGATTTTGTGCACCAGGCATGATAATTCAAGCAACAGAACTTTTAAATGAAAACCCTCACCCAGATGAAGAAGAAATTAGAGAGTATATTGCAGGAAACCTCTGCAGATGTACAGGTTATAATCCAATAGTCGAAGCAATTTTGGATGTTGCAAAAAAGGGATAGGAGGGGCTTATGAAAGAATTAGAACTTAAATATGTTGGTCATGAAGCGACGAGACTTGATGGCCTCGAAAAAATTACAGGAACTGCGAAATACGTAGACGACATTGACCTTGGACCTGCAACTCTGTATGTATCAATTTTAAGAAGCCCTTATGCGCATGCAACAATCAAGAAAATTGATACTTCTAAGGCCGAGGCCCTTGATGGTGTCTATGCAGTAGTTACGGGAAAAGATTTTCCTTATCGATACGGTCTTTATCTTAAGGATAATTATGTTTTCCCTCTTGACAGAGTTCGATACGTTGGACAACACGTTGCGGCAGTAATCGCGGCGACCCAGGAAATTGCTGATGAAGCAGTAAAACTCATTGAAATTGAGTATGAACCACTTCCTGTTATCCAAGATCCTCTTGTTGCAATTAAAGAAGATGCACCATTAATTCATCCTGAACTTGGAAACTATGAAGTTGTCCCATGGCTTTATCCTCAACCTGGCACAAATATTGCTCATGTAAGGAAAATTCGAAAGGGAAATGTCGAGGAAGCCTTTAAAGAAGCAGATTACATATTAGAAGATTGGTATATAGTTCCGCATGTAGTACATGCCCCTATTGAAACACATGTTTCAGCTGCTCTTTATACACCGGATGGAAGATTAACAATGTGGAATTCGTCTCAATCTCCACATACTCAGCGTAACATTATCGCCCGTTCCTTTAAATTGAAACATAAGGATATAAGAGTTATTGCTCCTTATGTTGGTGGTGGATTTGGCGGAAAAGCAGGCGTGAACATGGAAGTTGTTGCTGCGGCATGTGCATTAAAGGTTCCTGGTCACCCTGTGAAAATTAGGTATACGAGAAAAGAAGAATTCTATGATACCTCAATGCGTCAGGAACTTCATGCGTATATTAAGATGGGTGTAAAGAAGGATGGAACAATTGTGGCATTAAAGCATCAACTCTATTGGGACGTTGGTGCTTCTGCTGAATACGGTTCAAACGTTGTTAACGCAACAGGATTTTCAGCCATTGGACCGTATAGAATTCCAAATGTGTGGATTGATTCCTTTGCGATTTATACAAATAGACCTCCTTGTGGAGCATATAGAGGCTTTGGCTACTCAGAATTTCACTTTGGACTTGAAAGCCACATGGATAGGGTTGCAAAGGCACTTGGTATAGACCCAGTTGAATTTAGAAAGAAAAATGCAATTCAAGAAGGTGATACGGTTGCTTATGGTGTTGAGATGGGTCCAACAGGAATACTTCAATGCATTGATGAAGTTGCAAAGGCAATAGAATGGGGAAAACCATCAGAGCAGCCAAAGGAGTCTCACAAAGTTAGAGCAAAAGGGTTTGCTGCTGTTTGGAAAGCACCAGCAATGCCTGCAAACGAATCTTCTGCCGCTTTCATTAAGTTCTCCGAAGATGGAAGTATAAACGTCCTCGTATCAGGAATGGAACTTGGGCAGGGATTCTTAACTGCAATGGCGAAAATTGCAGCAGAAGAACTTTCGCTTCCTCTTGAAAAAATTAGAGTTGAACTTCCTGACACTGACAGGAACCCTTATGAGTGGCAAACTGTTGCATCTCATGTCACTTGGTCATGTGGAAATGCAGTGAGACGTGCAGCAATCGATGCAAAAGAACAGATTCTTGATGTTATCTCAAGAGCGTACTATATCGAAAAAGCAAATCTCTATCTTGAAAATGGAAAAGTTAAATGCTACACTAAACCTGACTTCGAGGTTCCATTTGAAAGTTTTGTCATTGATGGAGTACAAATGCCTGACGGAACATATCGAGGAGGGCCTATTCTTGGACGTGGATCATTCATGCCAGAATTTACTTCGGCAAAGGTGAATCCAGAAACCGGTCAAGGAGGACATCCCAATGTGCACTATACTACTGGTGCAGGTGCTGTGGAAATTGAAATTGATACCGAAACAGGAAGAATACGAGTTATAAGAATGGCAGAAGCTTTCGATGCAGGTAAGGCTATAAATCCTGATATTGTAAAGCAACAAATCGAAGGTGGTTTTGTTCAAGGATTAGGAACAGCACTTTGGGAAGAGGTAAAATTCGCAGAAGATGGAAGAATTCTCAATCCTAATTTTACAGATTATAAAATCCCAACTGCACTTGATGTGCCAAGAGAGATGCACCCAATTATCGTTGAAGTTCCTCAACCAGATGGTCCATTTGGAGCAAGAGGTATTGCGGAACATACTATGATTCCCGTAATGCCTGCTGTTGCAAATGCTGTTGAAAATGCACTTGGAATAAGGATTAAGAATCCACCTATTACTGCAGAAAAAATTATAAAGGCTCTTAATGAAAAAAACAGTTAATTTGTGTATAATGTTAAAAATGTGGGTGCTATGTTAGGCACCCACATAAGCAAGGAGGAGGTGGTAAGAGTTTAAAAAATGTTTGAAAAGTTCTTAAATCTTACAGTAAGCGAAAAGACTGTTTATTAAAAAAAATTTAAAAAGGAGGTTTAAGATGGCAGAAGAACAATTTAAAGCAACAAGAGTGGTACCATGGCCAGTGGATTCTTATCCATCGTGGGGATTCTCTTTTGTTGCAGGTTTGCAGCATGTACTTACACTTTTTGGTGCAACAACTCTTGTACCAATTCTCTTCTCACAAGCGATGGGAATGAGCCCACAACAAACCGGAATCCTTATTGCTACAGTTTACATGGTAATGGGTATAGCAACACTTTTACAGTGTGATTCAAGAATTGGGTCAGGACTTCCAATTGTCCAAGGCTCGTCGTTCTCATTCATACCCGCTGCAACGGCAATCTTTGAGAATGTGAAAAAGGGCGGCGGTGGAATAAATGAGATGATGACAGCACTTGGAAGTGCTCTTTTCTATGGTGGTATCTATGAATTAGTTGTAGGTTATTCAGGTTTAATAGGGCTTCTTAAGAAAGTCATTACTCCTGTTGTAATTGGCCCTACAATTATGCTTATTGGATTTAGCCTTGCGTCTGTTGCAGTCAATACTGCTTCAAGTTATTGGCCAGTTTCTATTGTAGGCGTTATCCTTATCTTTATATTTGCGCTTGTTGTAAAGAATAGTAAAATTAACTCTTTCCCAGTTTTCCTTGCAGTTGCAATTCTGTATCTTTTTGCTGTTCTTGGAACTGCGATAAAACTATTCCCTGAAGGACACCCAATGTTTATTAACTTTAAG contains the following coding sequences:
- a CDS encoding uracil-xanthine permease family protein; this encodes MAEEQFKATRVVPWPVDSYPSWGFSFVAGLQHVLTLFGATTLVPILFSQAMGMSPQQTGILIATVYMVMGIATLLQCDSRIGSGLPIVQGSSFSFIPAATAIFENVKKGGGGINEMMTALGSALFYGGIYELVVGYSGLIGLLKKVITPVVIGPTIMLIGFSLASVAVNTASSYWPVSIVGVILIFIFALVVKNSKINSFPVFLAVAILYLFAVLGTAIKLFPEGHPMFINFKAIADAPWIVWPKPLRYGNIFKFDSFGFAAILAAYTSSMIESFGDYHSVSYASGLPDPTSQMISKGIGAEGLGCIISGILGGVGTTSYTENIGVVALTGIASRRVIRTGAVILIVLGFLWKLGTIIGTMPSPIIGAAYLSLFGLIGALGVQVFARADVTSTRNLMILGFAFLFGLGLPSVISAHPITIPGATWLANILNGIFHTSMAVGGVTAGILDNIIPGTDKERGIGVR
- a CDS encoding FAD binding domain-containing protein; protein product: MKTFEYFKPSTVDETLQLLKQFGDKAKLLAGGTDVAVMVDDGMLAPDYVIDLKGLDFLKGIEIRENNYLWIGALTTFSEIIHSDLVKKHFPVLFEASKTVASVGVRNRATLVGNICSAVPSADSAPTLLILDALVEIKGDSDKLVPIREFFTGPRKTVLQVSEIVTGIRIPLEVRKYGANYIKLGRYDGEDLAQVGVATFISEDLEYRIAFGAVAPTPVRAFEVEEFLKGKELSDSLIQEAIPIALKSISPISDVRASKEYRMHVSGVLFKRSLKASYERLHGSGPVYGTNLV
- a CDS encoding xanthine dehydrogenase family protein molybdopterin-binding subunit, translating into MKELELKYVGHEATRLDGLEKITGTAKYVDDIDLGPATLYVSILRSPYAHATIKKIDTSKAEALDGVYAVVTGKDFPYRYGLYLKDNYVFPLDRVRYVGQHVAAVIAATQEIADEAVKLIEIEYEPLPVIQDPLVAIKEDAPLIHPELGNYEVVPWLYPQPGTNIAHVRKIRKGNVEEAFKEADYILEDWYIVPHVVHAPIETHVSAALYTPDGRLTMWNSSQSPHTQRNIIARSFKLKHKDIRVIAPYVGGGFGGKAGVNMEVVAAACALKVPGHPVKIRYTRKEEFYDTSMRQELHAYIKMGVKKDGTIVALKHQLYWDVGASAEYGSNVVNATGFSAIGPYRIPNVWIDSFAIYTNRPPCGAYRGFGYSEFHFGLESHMDRVAKALGIDPVEFRKKNAIQEGDTVAYGVEMGPTGILQCIDEVAKAIEWGKPSEQPKESHKVRAKGFAAVWKAPAMPANESSAAFIKFSEDGSINVLVSGMELGQGFLTAMAKIAAEELSLPLEKIRVELPDTDRNPYEWQTVASHVTWSCGNAVRRAAIDAKEQILDVISRAYYIEKANLYLENGKVKCYTKPDFEVPFESFVIDGVQMPDGTYRGGPILGRGSFMPEFTSAKVNPETGQGGHPNVHYTTGAGAVEIEIDTETGRIRVIRMAEAFDAGKAINPDIVKQQIEGGFVQGLGTALWEEVKFAEDGRILNPNFTDYKIPTALDVPREMHPIIVEVPQPDGPFGARGIAEHTMIPVMPAVANAVENALGIRIKNPPITAEKIIKALNEKNS
- a CDS encoding (2Fe-2S)-binding protein, with translation MQKKEITFILNGKKVWVEVKPYEKLLDVLRDKLGVKSPKYGCGRGECGACSVLLDGKAIRSCIVYAIEVDGHEVTTVEGLQANGLTPLQKSFLAHNSFQCGFCAPGMIIQATELLNENPHPDEEEIREYIAGNLCRCTGYNPIVEAILDVAKKG